From Drosophila willistoni isolate 14030-0811.24 unplaced genomic scaffold, UCI_dwil_1.1 Seg531, whole genome shotgun sequence, a single genomic window includes:
- the LOC124461527 gene encoding uncharacterized protein LOC124461527 has protein sequence MAPRPRSVQASKEERRCSRGTESFRCRVCRGIHPLKRCRRFLRLNVEKRMRAVLANKYCANCLAHQHSGGSCLSGDKCRICEEDHHTLLHFHEQPRRRTPSSVVRRVTPESSRRRVAPTPASDPKLTLTTLLQHRNPHLMPTAMVRIETEGKTFDVKALVDPCSAVSSMATSLATAFKLTAVNIGAEKAVAAVIRSPISEGWRLEAILKVVDGLCCRTPSAPVDPQIAKKFEGIVLADETFYRPSSVSLVLGADVITEVMLEGSLPGVGGRPIAMRTVFGWTLSGACH, from the coding sequence ATGGCTCCGAGACCGCGTTCAGTACAGGCATCGAAAGAGGAGCGCAGATGTTCGCGAGGAACTGAGTCCTTCCGTTGCCGAGTCTGTCGCGGAATCCATCCTCTGAAGCGATGCCGTCGCTTCCTGCGGCTGAACGTGGAGAAGAGGATGAGGGCAGTGCTGGCGAATAAGTACTGCGCCAATTGCCTGGCCCACCAACATTCCGGAGGAAGCTGCTTAAGCGGTGATAAGTGCCGAATCTGTGAGGAGGATCACCACACGCTGCTTCACTTCCATGAACAGCCACGTCGACGCACTCCAAGCTCCGTCGTACGCCGAGTCACCCCCGAGTCCTCCAGACGAAGGGTCGCGCCAACGCCAGCCTCCGATCCGAAACTGACCTTGACCACACTGCTGCAGCACCGCAATCCGCATCTGATGCCCACGGCGATGGTGCGCATTGAGACGGAGGGAAAAACCTTCGACGTGAAGGCCCTGGTGGACCCTTGTTCTGCGGTATCGTCGATGGCGACGTCATTGGCCACGGCCTTCAAGTTGACAGCCGTCAATATAGGGGCAGAGAAAGCGGTGGCAGCAGTGATCCGGTCCCCAATCAGTGAAGGATGGCGATTGGAGGCGATCCTGAAGGTGGTCGATGGCTTGTGCTGCCGCACTCCAAGCGCTCCGGTGGACCCACAGATCGCCAAAAAGTTTGAGGGCATCGTCCTGGCGGATGAGACGTTCTACCGACCGTCGTCAGTGTCTCTGGTCCTGGGCGCGGATGTGATCACGGAGGTCATGCTAGAAGGGAGTCTACCTGGGGTTGGCGGGCGGCCGATTGCGATGCGCACAGTTTTTGGCTGGACCCTGTCCGGAGCGTGCCATTAA